The sequence CCGGATCATCACGGTGCTCACCCGCCGGCACGGCAAGGTGCGGGCGGTGGCCAAGGGCGTGCGCCGCACCAAGAGCAAGTTCGGCGCCCGGCTCGAGCCGTTCACCCACGTCGACCTGCAGCTCTACACCGGCCGGAGCCTCGACATCGTCAGCCAGGCGGAGTCGATCCGCTCGTACGGCCAGGAGATCGTCGCGGACTACCCGGCGTACACCGCCGGCACCGCCGTCCTGGAGACCGCCGACCGGCTGACCGCCGAGGAGAAGGAGCCCTCGCTGCGGCTGTTCCTCCTCGTGGTCGGCGCGCTGCGGGCACTGGGGGAGCAGGCCCATCCCGCGCCGCTGGTGCTCGACGCGTTCCTGCTGCGGGCCATGTCCGTGGCCGGCTGGGAGCCGGCGCTGGCCGACTGCGCGCGCTGCGGCGAGGCCGGTCCGCACCGGCACTTCTCCGTCCCCGCCGGCGGCACCGTCTGCTCGGCCTGCCGGCCCACCGGCTCGGCCATGCCGAGTCCCGTCACCGTCGAGCTGCTCGATGCGCTGCTGACCGGTGACTGGGGCCGGGCCGAGGCCAGCCTCGGCATCAACCGGCGCGAGGGCAGCGGCCTGGTGGCCGCGCTCCTGCAGTGGCACCTGGAGCGCGGGCTGCGCTCGCTGCCGCTGGTCGACCGATCCGACTCGTCGGCACCGCGCCGGGAAGTGAGCCTGCTCAGTGAGGCGTGAGGTCAAGGCCCCCAATCCGCACCCGTCCGGCGTGCGCCCGCCGCAGCTGCCGAAGGACAAGGTGCCGCAGCACGTCGCCCTGGTGATGGACGGCAACGGCCGCTGGGCCTCTTCTCGCGGGCTGCCCCGCACCGCCGGGCACGAGGCGGGGGAGTCCTCGCTATTCGACTGCGTCGAGGGCGCCATCGAGCTGGGCGTGAAGGCGATCAGCGCCTACGCCTTCTCCACCGAGAACTGGCGGCGCAGCCCCGACGAGGTGCGCTTCCTCATGGGTTTCAACCGCGACGTGATCCGCCGCCGCCGGGACGAGATGCACGAGCTCGGGGTCCGGGTGCGCTGGGCCGGCCGCCGCCCCCGGCTGTGGCGCTCGGTGATCAAGGAGCTCGAGGTCGCCGAGGAGCTCACGAAGGACAACGACGTCCTCACCCTCACCATGTGCGTGAACTACGGCGGCCGGGCCGAGATCGCCGACGCGGCTGCGGCCATCGCCCGCGAGGTCGCGGCCGGCCGGCTCGACCCGGACAAGATCGACGAGAAGACGGTCGCCCGGTTCCTGGACGAGCCGGACATGCCCGACGTCGACCTCTTCGTGCGCAGCTCGGGGGAGAACCGGACCAGCAACTTCCTGCTCTGGCAGTCCGCCTACGCGGAGTTCGTCTTCCTCGACACCCTCTGGCCGGACTTCGACCGCCGGCACCTGTGGGCGGCGTGCGAGGAGTTCGCCTCCCGGCAGCGCCGGTTCGGCACCGCCTGAACGAACGTTCCCCCGGTCGCCGCGGTCGGCCGGGTGACCGGAGGACGCCGTCCGGCCGCGCAGGGTAACGACCTCAGGGGGACGGTCGGGAACGGGGGCGCGGGGCGTGGGCGAGCGGCTCGGAGGTGAGTAGGTTCCGGACAGCCGGCCGCCCTCGCCCGGTGACGCGTGGAGGAGGTCGACGACCGCCATGAGCCAGCCGCCCACGGGTGCCCACCCCGCCGGTCCGCACGAACCGGCCCGGAGCCCGGGGGTGCCTCCGGTCGCGGGGCAGCCGGTCCCGGAGGAGGCGCCCTCCGACGAGGCGTCGGCCTCCGACGAGCCGTTGCGCTACGACCAGCCATCCGGCGGTTCCCGCACGCTGATGCCGTGGCTGGTGGGTGCCGGGGTGCTGCTTCTCGCCGGTCTGGGCTTCCTGCTCGTCCTCCTGCTGACC is a genomic window of Blastococcus sp. HT6-30 containing:
- the recO gene encoding DNA repair protein RecO, whose protein sequence is MSAHTPKALYRDEGIVLRTQKLGEADRIITVLTRRHGKVRAVAKGVRRTKSKFGARLEPFTHVDLQLYTGRSLDIVSQAESIRSYGQEIVADYPAYTAGTAVLETADRLTAEEKEPSLRLFLLVVGALRALGEQAHPAPLVLDAFLLRAMSVAGWEPALADCARCGEAGPHRHFSVPAGGTVCSACRPTGSAMPSPVTVELLDALLTGDWGRAEASLGINRREGSGLVAALLQWHLERGLRSLPLVDRSDSSAPRREVSLLSEA
- a CDS encoding isoprenyl transferase is translated as MRREVKAPNPHPSGVRPPQLPKDKVPQHVALVMDGNGRWASSRGLPRTAGHEAGESSLFDCVEGAIELGVKAISAYAFSTENWRRSPDEVRFLMGFNRDVIRRRRDEMHELGVRVRWAGRRPRLWRSVIKELEVAEELTKDNDVLTLTMCVNYGGRAEIADAAAAIAREVAAGRLDPDKIDEKTVARFLDEPDMPDVDLFVRSSGENRTSNFLLWQSAYAEFVFLDTLWPDFDRRHLWAACEEFASRQRRFGTA